Proteins co-encoded in one Vibrio fortis genomic window:
- a CDS encoding beta-N-acetylhexosaminidase has protein sequence MLKRNLLSVAVLAGLTGCAVTQSTEQQVVNTLAENLDVQYEVLTNHGANEGLACQDLGAEWASCNKVNMTLVNQGEAVDSKDWAIYFHSIRLILDVDNEQFKITRVTGDLHKLEPTDKFDGFAAGEEISLPLIGEYWQLFETDFMPGAFVAAPNAEPKMIASLNTEDVASFVTGLEGNNLKRTPDDNNVMATAVTRFEKNADLVAQDVSTTLLPTPMSVEVGEGNVDIASGIALPKDAFDAEQFAALEARADVVNLDVSGDLPVSVAVVPTQFKGDLARSGAYDLSISKEGIAIAAFDKAGAFYAVQSIFGLIDSQNVESLPLLSIQDAPRFDYRGVMVDVARNFHSKEAILATLDQMAAYKMNKLHLHLTDDEGWRLEIPGLPELTEVGANRCFDLEEKSCLLPQLGSGSTSDNFGSGYFSKADYVDILTYAKARNIEVIPEIDMPAHARAAVVSMEARYDRLMEEGKEAEANEYRLMDPQDTSNVTTVQFYDKQSFINPCMESSTRFVDKVISEVAAMHQEAGTPLTTWHFGGDEAKNIKLGAGLQDINAEDKVGWKGNIDLSKQDKPFAQSPQCQTLIADGTVSDFGHLPSHFAEEVSKIVAEKGIPNFQAWQDGLKYSEGEKAFATENTRVNFWDVLYWGGTSSVYEWSKKGYDVIVSNPDYVYMDMPYEVDAKERGYYWATRATDTRKMFGFAPENMPQNAETSLDRDGNGFTGKGEIDAKPFYGLSAQLWSETVRNDEQYEYMVFPRVLAAAERAWHRADWENDYKVGVEYSQNSNLVDKAALNQDYNRFANVLGQRELAKLEKAGIDYRLPVPGAKVESGKLAMNVQFPGVELQYSTDGKTWSTYDDSQRPSVEGEIYIRSISESGERASRVTTVK, from the coding sequence ATGTTGAAGAGAAACTTACTATCAGTCGCAGTTTTGGCCGGTCTAACTGGGTGTGCTGTTACACAATCGACAGAGCAACAAGTCGTGAATACGTTGGCTGAGAATCTCGATGTTCAATATGAAGTGCTGACGAACCACGGTGCGAACGAAGGTCTAGCATGTCAGGACTTAGGCGCTGAATGGGCATCTTGTAACAAGGTAAACATGACGCTGGTTAACCAAGGAGAAGCCGTTGACTCTAAAGATTGGGCTATCTACTTCCACAGCATTCGTTTAATCCTAGATGTTGATAATGAGCAGTTCAAAATTACTCGTGTAACGGGTGACCTACATAAACTTGAGCCAACCGATAAATTCGATGGTTTTGCTGCTGGTGAAGAGATCTCGCTTCCTTTGATTGGGGAATACTGGCAGTTATTTGAGACCGACTTTATGCCGGGCGCTTTTGTTGCTGCGCCAAATGCAGAACCTAAGATGATCGCTTCTCTTAACACAGAAGACGTTGCTTCTTTTGTGACGGGATTAGAGGGTAACAACTTAAAACGTACTCCTGATGACAACAACGTTATGGCAACGGCAGTTACGCGCTTTGAAAAGAACGCGGATCTTGTTGCTCAAGATGTTTCAACAACGCTATTGCCTACACCGATGTCAGTGGAAGTTGGTGAAGGTAACGTTGATATCGCTAGTGGTATTGCTTTACCCAAAGATGCGTTTGATGCTGAACAATTTGCTGCACTAGAGGCACGTGCGGATGTGGTAAACCTAGACGTGAGTGGCGACCTTCCTGTAAGTGTTGCTGTTGTTCCTACTCAGTTTAAGGGTGATTTGGCGAGATCTGGTGCTTATGACTTAAGCATCTCGAAAGAGGGAATTGCAATTGCAGCATTCGACAAAGCGGGTGCCTTCTACGCAGTTCAGTCTATTTTTGGCCTAATAGACAGCCAGAACGTTGAATCTTTACCACTACTTTCTATTCAAGATGCACCGCGTTTTGATTACCGTGGTGTGATGGTGGATGTAGCTCGTAACTTCCACTCTAAAGAAGCAATCCTTGCGACGCTAGACCAAATGGCGGCGTACAAGATGAACAAACTGCACCTTCACCTAACGGATGATGAAGGTTGGCGTTTGGAAATCCCGGGTCTGCCTGAGCTGACAGAAGTGGGTGCTAATCGTTGTTTTGATTTGGAAGAGAAAAGCTGTTTACTGCCTCAGCTTGGATCTGGTTCAACGTCAGATAACTTTGGCTCTGGCTACTTCAGCAAAGCAGACTACGTGGACATTCTAACGTATGCAAAAGCTCGTAACATCGAAGTGATTCCTGAAATTGATATGCCAGCACACGCTCGTGCCGCAGTAGTATCAATGGAAGCGCGTTACGACCGCCTAATGGAAGAGGGTAAAGAAGCAGAAGCGAACGAGTACCGCCTGATGGACCCTCAAGATACATCGAACGTCACCACAGTTCAGTTTTACGACAAGCAAAGCTTCATCAATCCATGTATGGAATCTTCAACTCGCTTTGTTGATAAAGTGATTTCAGAAGTTGCAGCAATGCACCAAGAAGCGGGGACTCCACTAACCACATGGCACTTCGGTGGCGATGAAGCGAAGAACATCAAGCTTGGCGCGGGCCTGCAAGATATCAATGCTGAAGATAAAGTGGGTTGGAAGGGTAACATTGATTTGTCTAAACAAGACAAGCCATTTGCGCAGTCTCCACAGTGTCAGACTCTGATTGCTGACGGTACAGTGAGCGACTTTGGTCATCTGCCGAGCCATTTTGCAGAAGAAGTGTCGAAGATTGTTGCAGAGAAGGGCATTCCAAACTTCCAAGCTTGGCAAGATGGCTTGAAATACAGTGAGGGCGAGAAAGCCTTTGCGACTGAGAATACTCGCGTCAACTTCTGGGACGTTCTTTACTGGGGCGGCACATCATCAGTGTACGAGTGGTCTAAGAAAGGTTACGACGTAATCGTGTCTAACCCAGACTATGTCTACATGGACATGCCATATGAAGTGGATGCAAAAGAGCGTGGTTACTACTGGGCAACTCGCGCAACCGACACACGTAAAATGTTTGGTTTTGCACCTGAGAACATGCCTCAAAACGCAGAAACATCGCTCGACCGAGATGGCAACGGCTTCACAGGTAAAGGTGAAATCGACGCGAAGCCATTCTACGGTTTGTCAGCACAGCTTTGGTCTGAGACAGTACGTAACGATGAGCAATATGAATACATGGTGTTCCCTCGTGTATTAGCAGCTGCAGAGCGTGCATGGCACCGAGCTGATTGGGAGAACGACTACAAAGTGGGTGTTGAGTATTCTCAGAACTCTAACTTGGTAGACAAAGCAGCACTAAATCAAGATTACAACCGCTTTGCGAACGTACTTGGTCAGCGTGAATTGGCTAAGTTAGAAAAAGCAGGCATTGATTACCGCTTACCGGTACCAGGTGCCAAAGTTGAGTCTGGAAAACTGGCGATGAACGTTCAGTTCCCAGGGGTTGAGTTGCAATACTCAACGGATGGTAAAACATGGTCAACATACGATGACAGCCAGCGACCGAGCGTTGAAGGTGAAATTTATATCCGCTCTATCTCTGAAAGCGGTGAGCGAGCTAGCCGAGTGACTACGGTAAAGTAA
- a CDS encoding oligogalacturonate-specific porin KdgM family protein, whose amino-acid sequence MKKIIALSALSLAFASSAFAGSSYVTGNIQLHDDGRIHGSKMTSTLEAGHTFDNSLGGLTVYTEFDGIQLGDLEGLTAEESGTTATTGQANAFITVGGEQSFNITDKLWVAAGYQHLYSAGDSIQYRPLVKIGYNFDNGISISNRTRAHIDATSNDDKTDYRMDNRIGYTVNEDLSVSYNNVYMIESEAMDHELRATWTRQGVQPYFEFRSQANGVDFANGDSKTNNAFVFGASYGF is encoded by the coding sequence ATGAAAAAAATTATCGCTCTAAGTGCTCTTTCTCTTGCTTTCGCTTCTAGCGCTTTCGCTGGTTCTTCTTACGTAACAGGTAACATTCAGCTACATGATGACGGTCGTATTCATGGGTCAAAAATGACTTCAACTCTAGAAGCTGGCCACACGTTTGATAACTCTCTAGGTGGTTTAACGGTTTATACAGAGTTTGATGGTATTCAACTTGGTGATCTTGAAGGCTTAACTGCTGAAGAGAGCGGTACTACAGCGACTACAGGTCAAGCTAACGCGTTCATTACTGTAGGTGGTGAGCAGTCATTCAACATCACTGACAAACTATGGGTAGCTGCGGGTTACCAACACCTTTACTCTGCAGGTGACAGCATTCAATACCGTCCACTTGTAAAAATCGGCTACAACTTCGATAACGGTATCTCGATTAGCAACCGTACACGTGCTCACATTGATGCGACTTCTAACGATGACAAAACAGACTACCGCATGGATAACCGCATCGGTTACACAGTGAATGAAGACCTGTCAGTAAGCTACAACAACGTTTACATGATTGAGTCGGAAGCGATGGATCACGAGCTACGTGCAACTTGGACTCGTCAAGGTGTTCAGCCTTACTTTGAATTCCGTAGCCAAGCTAACGGTGTAGACTTCGCAAATGGCGATTCTAAAACGAACAATGCATTCGTATTCGGTGCTTCTTACGGCTTCTAA
- a CDS encoding DUF411 domain-containing protein → MIRKVLTITALTIVSGQALAANVLNHKSPYCGCCTDWTVHMQEAGFTVTEKLHDNMNAVKQKLGVTPELASCHTAEIDGYVFEGHIPADDIKAFLENPPRNAVGLAVPGMPMGSPGMEYGDEKDEYSVYAFNEKGQVFEYRHYKGN, encoded by the coding sequence ATGATTCGTAAAGTTCTGACTATCACTGCGCTTACTATTGTCTCAGGTCAAGCATTAGCTGCCAATGTACTTAACCACAAGTCTCCATACTGTGGTTGCTGCACAGACTGGACAGTTCATATGCAAGAAGCTGGATTTACGGTGACAGAAAAGCTCCACGACAACATGAATGCAGTTAAACAAAAGCTTGGCGTGACACCTGAGCTAGCGTCTTGCCATACAGCGGAAATCGACGGCTATGTATTTGAAGGTCATATCCCTGCAGATGACATTAAGGCTTTCTTAGAAAATCCACCACGTAATGCGGTCGGCCTTGCGGTTCCAGGAATGCCAATGGGCTCTCCAGGCATGGAGTATGGTGACGAGAAAGATGAATACTCAGTTTACGCTTTCAATGAGAAAGGTCAGGTGTTCGAATACCGCCACTACAAAGGAAACTAA
- the gltX gene encoding glutamate--tRNA ligase codes for MTVKTRFAPSPTGYLHVGGARTALYSWLFAKNQGGEFVLRIEDTDLERNSQEAVDAILEGMQWMGMEWDEGPYYQSKRFDRYNEMVDKLLAEDKAYKCYASKELLDEIRAEQEANKEMARYDANHPKIVAANEAAKEGDACVIRFRNPKEGSVVFDDQIRGRIEISNSQLDDLIIRRTDGAPTYNFVVVVDDWDMGITHVVRGEDHINNTPRQINIYEALGAPVPTFAHCAMILGDDGAKLSKRHGAVSVMQYRDEGYLPNALNNYLVRLGWSHGDQEIFSQEEMIEFFSLNAISKSASAFNTEKLLWLNNHYIKTSEPEYVAKYLQWHLDAQKIDTTNGPAITEVIKLVGERCNTLIELAEQSRYFYEDFSEFEAGAAKKHLRGVAKGPLELALAKVEALEEFTTAKIKDGVIAAVCEELEIGMGKIGMPLRVAVTGGGQSPSVDAVMELVGKERVIARIKMALEFIAEREANA; via the coding sequence ATGACGGTTAAAACTCGTTTTGCTCCTAGCCCAACTGGCTATCTTCACGTTGGTGGTGCACGTACTGCACTTTACTCTTGGCTATTCGCTAAAAACCAAGGCGGTGAATTCGTTCTACGTATCGAAGACACAGACTTGGAGCGTAACTCTCAAGAAGCGGTTGATGCAATTCTAGAAGGCATGCAATGGATGGGTATGGAATGGGACGAAGGCCCTTACTACCAATCTAAGCGTTTTGATCGTTACAACGAGATGGTTGATAAGCTACTTGCTGAAGACAAAGCATACAAATGTTACGCGTCTAAAGAGCTGCTTGATGAAATTCGTGCAGAGCAAGAAGCAAACAAAGAGATGGCTCGCTACGATGCGAACCACCCTAAAATTGTTGCAGCTAATGAAGCAGCAAAAGAAGGCGATGCGTGTGTTATCCGTTTCCGCAACCCGAAAGAAGGCAGTGTAGTATTTGATGACCAAATCCGTGGTCGCATTGAAATTTCTAACAGCCAACTTGATGACCTAATCATTCGTCGTACAGACGGCGCTCCTACTTACAACTTCGTAGTAGTAGTGGATGACTGGGACATGGGTATCACACACGTTGTTCGTGGTGAAGACCACATCAACAACACACCTCGTCAAATCAACATCTACGAAGCACTAGGCGCGCCAGTTCCAACTTTCGCTCACTGTGCAATGATTCTGGGTGATGACGGTGCGAAACTGTCTAAGCGTCACGGCGCTGTATCAGTAATGCAATACCGCGACGAAGGTTACCTACCTAACGCACTAAACAACTACCTAGTTCGTTTAGGTTGGTCTCACGGTGACCAAGAGATCTTCTCTCAAGAAGAGATGATTGAATTCTTCAGCCTGAACGCAATCAGCAAGTCTGCATCTGCATTCAACACTGAAAAGCTACTTTGGTTGAACAACCACTACATCAAAACTTCAGAGCCTGAGTACGTTGCAAAATACCTGCAATGGCACCTGGATGCACAGAAGATCGATACAACAAACGGCCCAGCAATCACTGAAGTGATCAAGCTAGTTGGTGAGCGTTGTAACACACTTATCGAACTTGCTGAGCAGTCTCGCTACTTCTACGAAGACTTCTCTGAATTTGAAGCTGGCGCAGCGAAGAAGCACCTACGTGGTGTTGCTAAAGGCCCACTAGAGCTTGCTCTTGCTAAAGTTGAAGCACTTGAAGAATTCACAACTGCAAAGATCAAAGACGGTGTGATTGCAGCTGTATGTGAAGAGCTAGAGATCGGCATGGGTAAAATCGGCATGCCACTTCGCGTAGCAGTAACAGGTGGCGGTCAGTCTCCTTCTGTTGATGCAGTGATGGAGCTTGTTGGTAAAGAGCGCGTAATCGCTCGCATCAAGATGGCTCTTGAGTTTATCGCTGAGCGTGAAGCTAACGCTTAA
- a CDS encoding beta-ketoacyl-ACP synthase: protein MTRRVVVTGMSGVTAFGNNWQEIEPKLKACENATQYMPSFEQYDGLNTKLAAPIDDFQLPKHYKRKQVRGMGRVSRLATVATENALEQAGLIGHDVLTNGETGIAYGSSTGSTDAVGAFGVMLNEKSTRAITATTYVQMMPHTAAVNVGLFFGLRGRVIPTSSACTSGSQAIGYAYEAIKHGYQTVMVAGGGEELCPTESAVFDTLFATSLKNDTPKKSPSPYDSERDGLVIGEGAGTLILEEYEHAVARGAKIYAEIIGFASNCDAAHVTQPQMETMQICMEKALKDADLAADKIGYVSAHGTATEKGDIAESNATANIFGEVPISSLKSYFGHTLGACGAIEAWLSLEMMHSGWFSPTLNLENVDEQCGKLDYITGQGRELNVNYLMSNNFAFGGINTSIIFKKI from the coding sequence ATGACCCGCCGTGTAGTAGTAACGGGGATGTCAGGTGTAACCGCTTTTGGCAACAACTGGCAAGAGATTGAACCTAAGTTAAAGGCGTGCGAAAACGCCACTCAGTACATGCCAAGCTTTGAGCAGTATGACGGCCTCAACACCAAACTTGCCGCGCCTATCGACGACTTCCAACTGCCAAAGCACTACAAACGCAAGCAAGTACGTGGTATGGGACGTGTCTCGCGTCTAGCAACGGTTGCGACCGAAAATGCATTGGAGCAAGCTGGCTTAATTGGCCATGACGTATTAACCAACGGTGAAACCGGCATCGCTTATGGCTCTTCAACCGGCAGTACTGATGCGGTTGGTGCCTTTGGCGTGATGCTGAATGAGAAATCAACGCGCGCGATTACGGCAACCACTTACGTTCAAATGATGCCGCACACAGCCGCGGTCAATGTAGGTCTGTTCTTTGGCCTTCGCGGTCGCGTTATTCCCACCAGCAGTGCGTGCACATCAGGAAGCCAAGCTATCGGTTACGCTTATGAAGCGATCAAACACGGCTACCAAACAGTAATGGTTGCCGGTGGTGGTGAAGAACTTTGCCCAACAGAATCAGCGGTGTTCGATACCCTTTTTGCAACCAGTTTGAAAAACGACACACCAAAGAAATCACCAAGCCCATACGACAGTGAGCGCGATGGCCTTGTGATTGGTGAAGGTGCAGGTACTCTGATCCTTGAAGAGTACGAGCATGCGGTAGCACGTGGCGCTAAAATCTACGCGGAAATCATCGGTTTTGCGAGCAATTGCGATGCCGCCCATGTGACCCAGCCTCAAATGGAAACCATGCAAATCTGTATGGAAAAAGCCCTCAAAGATGCGGACCTTGCTGCAGACAAAATTGGTTATGTCTCAGCACACGGAACCGCAACCGAAAAAGGCGATATTGCCGAGAGCAACGCGACAGCAAACATCTTTGGTGAAGTACCAATCAGTTCATTGAAGAGTTACTTTGGTCATACTCTAGGCGCATGTGGTGCGATTGAAGCTTGGCTCAGCCTTGAGATGATGCATAGCGGTTGGTTTAGCCCCACCCTAAACCTTGAAAATGTTGATGAGCAGTGCGGTAAGCTTGACTACATCACAGGCCAAGGCCGCGAACTGAACGTTAACTACCTAATGAGTAACAACTTTGCTTTTGGCGGCATTAACACCTCTATCATCTTTAAGAAAATCTAG
- a CDS encoding 3-ketoacyl-ACP reductase FabG2, protein MTRQVLVTGASKGIGKAIAIQLAKDGFHIAVHYMGDKQGAQETLEQIESEGGSGRLTQFDISNREQCRETLEADIAEHGAYYGVVNNAGITRDTAFPAMTEEEWDGVIHTNLDSFYNVLHPCVMPMVQKRKGGRIVTLASVSGIMGNRGQTNYAAAKAGVIGATKSLALELAKRKITVNCVAPGLIDTGMVDEHVKEHALPQVPLRRMGEPEEVAGLVSYLMSDIAGYVTRQVISVNGGLV, encoded by the coding sequence ATGACTCGCCAAGTATTAGTCACCGGTGCCAGCAAAGGTATTGGTAAGGCCATTGCTATTCAACTTGCCAAAGATGGCTTCCACATTGCTGTTCACTACATGGGTGACAAGCAAGGCGCTCAAGAGACGCTAGAGCAGATTGAATCAGAGGGAGGCTCAGGCCGTTTGACCCAATTTGATATCAGTAACCGTGAACAGTGTCGAGAAACACTTGAAGCTGATATTGCAGAACACGGCGCTTACTATGGCGTGGTAAACAATGCTGGAATTACTCGCGATACAGCTTTCCCTGCCATGACGGAAGAAGAGTGGGATGGCGTGATCCATACCAACCTTGATAGCTTCTATAATGTACTCCACCCTTGTGTGATGCCCATGGTTCAAAAGCGCAAAGGCGGTCGTATTGTTACTCTGGCTTCAGTCTCTGGCATCATGGGTAACCGCGGTCAAACTAACTACGCAGCAGCGAAAGCCGGTGTGATTGGCGCGACCAAGTCACTTGCTCTAGAACTCGCTAAACGCAAAATCACCGTAAACTGTGTGGCTCCAGGCTTAATTGACACAGGCATGGTTGACGAGCATGTAAAAGAGCATGCGCTACCACAAGTTCCATTGCGCCGAATGGGCGAACCGGAAGAAGTCGCGGGTTTAGTGAGCTACCTAATGTCTGATATTGCAGGCTACGTTACTCGCCAAGTGATCTCAGTAAATGGAGGTTTAGTATGA
- a CDS encoding hotdog family protein: MTNIPSVDQLLPHDDPMILIDRAITIEEQAIHCQVDIGEHHLFYNSESQTMPAYVGIEFMAQSVAAWSGYHALNQGEQPPIGFLLGSRRYKSLCDHFTKGQTLNIYAEQLMEDSGMAVFTAKVEYQGELVAQCQLNVYVPTEQKLQEMKTRSQS; this comes from the coding sequence ATGACTAATATTCCCTCGGTAGACCAACTTCTTCCCCACGACGATCCTATGATTCTTATCGATAGAGCGATCACGATTGAAGAACAAGCTATCCATTGTCAGGTGGATATTGGTGAACATCATCTATTCTACAATTCAGAATCTCAAACCATGCCCGCGTATGTAGGCATTGAGTTCATGGCGCAGTCTGTCGCCGCATGGTCTGGATACCACGCATTGAATCAGGGCGAACAACCTCCCATCGGTTTTCTTTTAGGTTCGCGTCGATACAAATCGCTTTGCGACCATTTTACTAAGGGGCAAACCTTAAATATCTATGCAGAACAACTGATGGAAGATAGCGGTATGGCGGTGTTCACAGCAAAAGTGGAGTACCAAGGAGAGTTGGTCGCTCAATGCCAACTTAATGTCTACGTGCCAACCGAACAAAAATTACAAGAAATGAAAACGAGGAGCCAGTCATGA
- a CDS encoding beta-ketoacyl-[acyl-carrier-protein] synthase family protein, translating to MTIYIHACGFHSALGSQHSEIHERLQSGVGSNMVEALDVLNDGQPTIVGRVEGELPCIRAPFEAYNSRNNRLALSALSQIEFEIEQAKTKYGKERIAVVIGTSTSGISDGEVAFTEKLESGQFPPSFHYSKQELGNISEFVSHYYDLQGPNYAISTACSSSGRVFLSAQRLLNSGMVDAVIVGGVDTLCKLTLNGFHGLEALSTEHCQPFSAQRKGINIGEAAAFMLLSKEKTKRSSVALLGCGDSSDAHHISAPHPEGNGAEQAMQKALSNADLKPEQIGYVNAHGTATPLNDSMESKAISRVFPNKVPVSSTKPLTGHTLGAASAVEAAIAWHILNFDLSLPLQKCQDKAEDIDIDLVDCCQKLKSKNILSNSFAFGGNNISLIFGVVND from the coding sequence ATGACGATTTACATTCATGCCTGTGGTTTTCATTCCGCTCTGGGATCACAACACAGTGAGATTCATGAACGCCTACAAAGCGGTGTCGGCTCAAACATGGTTGAAGCGCTCGATGTATTAAATGATGGGCAGCCAACGATCGTGGGACGAGTTGAAGGTGAGTTACCATGCATTCGTGCACCTTTTGAAGCTTACAACTCGCGTAATAATCGTCTTGCCTTGTCTGCGTTGTCGCAAATCGAGTTTGAGATCGAACAAGCTAAAACGAAATATGGCAAAGAACGTATTGCCGTCGTAATAGGTACGAGTACATCCGGTATTTCAGATGGCGAAGTCGCTTTTACTGAAAAGCTTGAAAGTGGACAGTTTCCACCATCATTCCACTACTCCAAACAAGAGCTCGGCAACATCAGTGAGTTTGTGAGTCACTATTACGATCTGCAAGGCCCAAACTACGCAATTTCTACCGCTTGCTCATCAAGTGGCCGTGTATTCTTAAGTGCTCAACGCCTTCTTAACTCAGGAATGGTTGATGCAGTGATTGTTGGTGGTGTCGATACCCTATGTAAACTCACTCTGAACGGATTTCATGGCCTAGAAGCACTATCTACCGAGCATTGCCAACCATTCAGCGCTCAACGTAAAGGCATTAATATTGGTGAAGCCGCCGCCTTCATGTTACTGAGCAAAGAGAAAACTAAGCGGTCATCTGTCGCACTGCTAGGCTGTGGTGATAGCTCAGACGCGCACCACATTTCAGCTCCGCACCCAGAAGGTAATGGTGCAGAGCAAGCAATGCAGAAGGCGCTGTCAAATGCCGACCTAAAGCCAGAACAAATTGGCTATGTGAATGCGCATGGAACAGCCACGCCACTCAATGATTCAATGGAAAGCAAAGCTATCTCTCGCGTCTTTCCAAACAAGGTGCCAGTGAGTTCTACCAAACCGCTTACGGGTCATACCCTCGGGGCAGCTAGTGCGGTAGAGGCAGCCATCGCATGGCATATCCTTAATTTCGATTTATCGCTTCCCTTACAAAAATGTCAGGATAAAGCTGAAGATATCGATATTGATTTGGTAGACTGTTGCCAAAAGCTCAAATCAAAAAACATCTTAAGCAACTCGTTTGCTTTTGGTGGGAACAACATTAGCCTGATTTTTGGTGTAGTAAATGACTAA
- a CDS encoding DUF3261 domain-containing protein: MILPHLKTWRYSMKLGAALILVATLSACSLGPQNTRQAMVTIDETTQVALPSPETLGYSLTASQLITASWSDTQQQLPVQLQVNENKVVLAGFSSWGTRILSLQYQDDTIETQVLTGLDNALPAPEQVLFNLMLTLWPIEAWQRSMSDIDWYIVETDNQRVVYDESNTPIIEIHYSSADNQQKVEGDIVFEHLTQDYRINIQTLSSNLTTPETKN; this comes from the coding sequence ATGATTCTACCCCATCTGAAAACATGGCGATATTCGATGAAACTCGGGGCAGCCTTGATACTTGTCGCTACCTTGAGTGCGTGCTCTCTTGGCCCGCAGAACACACGTCAAGCTATGGTTACCATTGACGAGACAACACAAGTCGCGCTTCCAAGCCCTGAGACATTAGGCTACAGCTTAACCGCTAGCCAGCTCATTACAGCGAGTTGGAGTGATACACAACAACAGCTTCCTGTTCAACTTCAAGTGAATGAAAACAAGGTGGTGCTCGCAGGGTTTTCCTCGTGGGGCACCCGAATTTTATCTCTTCAGTATCAAGATGATACAATCGAGACTCAGGTCTTAACTGGGCTGGATAATGCCCTGCCAGCGCCAGAACAAGTGCTGTTCAATCTCATGCTCACTCTGTGGCCGATTGAAGCATGGCAACGCTCGATGAGTGATATAGATTGGTACATTGTTGAAACCGACAATCAACGTGTCGTCTATGATGAGAGCAATACACCAATCATTGAAATACACTATTCATCGGCGGACAATCAACAGAAAGTAGAAGGAGATATTGTGTTCGAACACCTCACTCAGGATTATCGAATCAATATCCAAACCCTGAGCTCAAACCTAACTACTCCAGAAACGAAGAACTAA